A genomic stretch from Pochonia chlamydosporia 170 chromosome 4, whole genome shotgun sequence includes:
- a CDS encoding mediator complex, subunit Med11 (similar to Metarhizium robertsii ARSEF 23 XP_007821008.1) — protein MATSNDITMGQGDLPETSQESEPFTVEENIHQLNAIDKSIAQLMSQTATALNALTTPASSASPSNGDNSVIDATAQKEAFKSATDSFLTTLHSIDVRMKRQIMALEEAGIVNLSNTPRQGPNGATKASLQPNGVGTVGNLDVGWLNSRSTRVERDMEAELWQEAKEFLQKEEKGTHS, from the coding sequence ATGGCAACATCAAACGACATCACCATGGGCCAGGGTGACCTTCCAGAGACCAGTCAGGAGTCCGAGCCATTCACTGTTGAGGAGAACATTCACCAACTCAACGCCATCGACAAGTCAATCGCCCAACTCATGAGTCAAACTGCCACCGCCCTCAATGCGCTCACGACCCCAGCATCAAGCGCATCGCCCTCTAATGGCGACAACTCAGTCATAGACGCGACTGCTCAAAAAGAAGCTTTCAAGTCGGCCACTGATTCGTTTCTTACCACGCTGCATAGTATAGACGTTAGAATGAAACGACAGATCATGGCTTTGGAGGAAGCGGGCATTGTGAATCTGTCTAACACGCCGCGTCAAGGTCCGAACGGAGCCACCAAAGCATCTTTACAGCCAAATGGCGTGGGTACGGTTGGGAATCTGGACGTCGGCTGGCTGAACAGTAGGAGCACGAGGGTGGAACGAGACATGGAGGCAGAGTTGTGGCAGGAGGCCAAGGAATTCTTgcaaaaagaagagaaggggACGCATTCATAA